ATTGACGTAATCCGCCAGCCACAGGCGTTGCCTTGCTCGTACATCGACGCCAAGGGTGACGAAGTGCAGATTACCGAAGAAATGATCCAGCGCGCCTGCAGCGAGCTGGAACAGCGACTGGTCAAGCCTGCCCAGCAAGGCTGAAACGCCCACGCTCTTTCAGACCCGGCCCCGGTGGCCGGGTTTTTTATGCGCCACGTTCCTACAGCTGTTGGGCGCCCAAGGCATTGACAATGCGCGCCAGCTCTGCCGACTCGCCGTTGAACCGCACCTTGAGCCCCTCGATCTCGCGACGCTGCGGGTAATGTTTGCGCAGCCGGTCAAAGGCCAGGCGCTGCTCCTGCACCGTGCCGACCAGGCTACGGCGAAAATCCGCGTCGTCACGGCGCGGGTCGTACACGCTGCGACATAAGGTCGCCAACGCCCAGGCCGGCTCCGTGACTGGGTTCAGGTGCACTTCGGCCAGCCACGGAGGCGGCAGCAGATCGCTCAGCTGAATGCTCGGTGCCTGGCCCAGATGGGCACAAAACGCCTGATAGATCTGCGCCGTGCCGCGTTGTTTGCCGTCCAGGCTGTAACCGGCGATATGCGGCGTGGCCAGCACGCACAGGTCGGCGAGTGCCACGTCGACTTCAGGCTCGCCTTCCCACACATCCAGCACGGCTTGCAGGTCTTCGCGCGCCAGCAGCACCTCGCGCAGCGCGGCGTTGTCCACCACCGGGCCACGGCTGGCGTTGATGAGCCAGGCGCCGGGCCTGAGCTGGTTGAGACGCTGACGGTCGAACAGGTGCCAGGTAGAGCCGTTGCCGGACTTGATCAGCGGCGTGTGCAGGCTGATCACATCGCACTGCTCGATGATCTGCGCCAGGCTGACGTAGTCGCCGTCCTCGGCGATCTGGCGCGGCGGATCGCACACCAGCACATTCCAGCCCAGGCCCTTGAGCACCTGAACCAGGCGCCCGCCCACTTCACCGGCGCCGACCACACCGTAGGTGCGCCGGGTGAGGTCCACACCTTCGATCTCGGCCAGGGTCAGCAGGCTGCCCAGCACATAGTCCACGACGCCGCGGGCATTGCAGCCGGGGGCGCTGGCCCACTGGATACCGGCCTGCTTGAAGTAATCCAGGTCCAAATGGTCGGTGCCGATGGTGCAGGTGCCGACAAACCGCACCGATGTGCCTTGAAGCAAAGCGCGGTTGACGTTGGTCACCGAGCGTACCAGCAGCACATCGGCCTGCTCGACGGTCGCGCGGTCGATGGAACGGCCGGGCACACGGCGAATCTCGCCGAACCCTTGGAAGAATGCGTCGAGCAGGGGGATATTTTCGTCGGCAACAATCAGCATGGCGGGCTCCTTTGGCGGACAGGCAGTGTACAGGGATCGCGGGCATCGCTTACAAATCCCTAACACAGGTTTTTTCCTGACCGTTGCGTCAAGGCGTAGAATCCGCGGTCCTTGCGCACCTCTCGACTGGACACCTGTACGTGAACACTGCCACCGCTCCCCTCACCCGCCCCGCCCGCATCAGCCGGGAAGTGCGCGACCTGCTGACGCTCGCGCTGCCGATCATGATCGGCCAACTGGCGACCACCGCCATGAGCTTTGTCGACGCGGTGATGGCCGGACGCGTCAGCCCGCAGGATCTGGCGGCGGTGGGCCTGGGCAATTCGATCTGGATCCCGGTGTACCTGCTGATGACCGGCACGCTGCTGGCCACCACGCCGAAGGTCGCCCAGCGTTACGGAGCGGGCCGGTTCAGTGAGATCGGCCCGTTGGTACGCCAGTCATTGTGGTTGGCGGTGGTCGTCGGGGCCATCGGCGCATTGTTGCTGCTGTGCGCCGAACCGATCCTGCATGCGATGAAGGTCGAACCCGACCTGATCGCGCCATCCATGGGCTACCTGCATGGCATCGCGGCGGGCATGCCGGCGGTGGCGCTGTATTACGTGCTGCGCTGCTTCAGCGACGGCCTGGGCCGCACCCGGCCAAGCATGGTCATGGGCCTGGTCGGCCTGGGGCTGAATATTCCGCTGAACTACATCTTCATCTACGGTCATTTTGGCGTGCCGGCCATGGGCGGCGTGGGCTGCGGCTGGGCCACGGCCATCGCGATGTGGGTGATGATGCTCGGCCTGGCCGGTTGGACGCGCTGGGGCGCCGCCTACCAGAGCAGCGAACTGTTCAAACGCTTCGACTGGCCGCAGTGGGCGGTGATCAAGCGCGTGCTGGGCATTGGCCTGCCGATCGGCGTGGCGATCTTTGCCGAATCGAGCATCTTCGCGGTAATCGCCCTGCTGCTCGGCAGCCTGGGCGCCACCGTGGTGTCGGGGCATCAGATCGCGCTGAACGTAAGTTCACTGGTGTTTATGATCCCCTACTCCCTGAGCATGGCGGTCACCGTGCGCGTCGGCCA
The sequence above is drawn from the Pseudomonas quebecensis genome and encodes:
- a CDS encoding MATE family efflux transporter, coding for MNTATAPLTRPARISREVRDLLTLALPIMIGQLATTAMSFVDAVMAGRVSPQDLAAVGLGNSIWIPVYLLMTGTLLATTPKVAQRYGAGRFSEIGPLVRQSLWLAVVVGAIGALLLLCAEPILHAMKVEPDLIAPSMGYLHGIAAGMPAVALYYVLRCFSDGLGRTRPSMVMGLVGLGLNIPLNYIFIYGHFGVPAMGGVGCGWATAIAMWVMMLGLAGWTRWGAAYQSSELFKRFDWPQWAVIKRVLGIGLPIGVAIFAESSIFAVIALLLGSLGATVVSGHQIALNVSSLVFMIPYSLSMAVTVRVGQALGRGEPREARFAAGVGMGTALAYACLSCSLMLLLREQIASIYTPDPVVIHLASTLIVFSALFQFSDSIQVTAAGALRGYQDTRVTMVLTLFAYWGVGLPVGYALGLTDWLGEPSGPSGLWQGLIVGLSCAAGMLLVRLARSARRRIRADKARG
- the pdxB gene encoding 4-phosphoerythronate dehydrogenase PdxB; amino-acid sequence: MLIVADENIPLLDAFFQGFGEIRRVPGRSIDRATVEQADVLLVRSVTNVNRALLQGTSVRFVGTCTIGTDHLDLDYFKQAGIQWASAPGCNARGVVDYVLGSLLTLAEIEGVDLTRRTYGVVGAGEVGGRLVQVLKGLGWNVLVCDPPRQIAEDGDYVSLAQIIEQCDVISLHTPLIKSGNGSTWHLFDRQRLNQLRPGAWLINASRGPVVDNAALREVLLAREDLQAVLDVWEGEPEVDVALADLCVLATPHIAGYSLDGKQRGTAQIYQAFCAHLGQAPSIQLSDLLPPPWLAEVHLNPVTEPAWALATLCRSVYDPRRDDADFRRSLVGTVQEQRLAFDRLRKHYPQRREIEGLKVRFNGESAELARIVNALGAQQL
- a CDS encoding PA1571 family protein, encoding MSLQHSSDAKIDVIRQPQALPCSYIDAKGDEVQITEEMIQRACSELEQRLVKPAQQG